Genomic segment of Coffea arabica cultivar ET-39 chromosome 1e, Coffea Arabica ET-39 HiFi, whole genome shotgun sequence:
GATGGTAGTGAATGTTAGTGATTTTGTTCATGCTGCAACTGGGCCTGATGAAAGGAGAAAAATACCAAATTAGAAACTAGCTAGGGGCTCATTCCTTGAGTAGAAGAGTATGTTTTGGAAAGTATTGCAAGTCAATATTGGGTCCTGGCATTTCACCCGCTTGTAGTCTTGTAGACATGATTCCTAGTAGCAGCAACATTGATGATGCTGAGCCGCTGCAAGCTTTTAACCTTAGCTTGTTCTCTTGCAGCTTGGTCTTGCACTTAATTTCTATTACTTACAGTTATCTTCATACGCATGAAATGTCCTCTATTGCAGAATCGCAATGTTTAATTGATTtagatatttattttttaatgctATTATAGTTGATCGCAAAGACCATAATACTGTGGAAAGATTAAGGGCTGAAAGGCAAGCCAAGATTGATGAACTGAAGGAGAAGACAAATTATTACATCACGCAGCAACTCATTCAGGTAAACTACTGCCTAGTTTTGTTTTGATGTTTTAAGTTGCGTCATATCTTTCCCTGATGTTTCAGAGGCATCATCTTTCATGGCTTCCCATGCATActtttaccttttccttttgtttgattgtaGCCGGTGTCTTGATGTCATTGTACATGCTATTCCCAGACTAACCTGTGTCTTGATATGTATGACGTCATTCTTTGGTGTAGAGGTATGATCCTGACCCTGCTGCCAAGGCTGCTGCTGCAACAGTTCTGGCTTCAAAGTTAGGAGCAGATTCTGGCCTTAAAGTCTATTTGGGAGATGAATCTAAATTAACAGCGCCTGTTGGAAAGAGTAATGATGTAGAGCTTGTGCATCCTGGTGGGCTACGGAATAGGAAGCAGGTGCAGACCAGAGATGGTAGCACTGGTAGCACAGTATTGCATCCTGACGAAGAGGAAATGATTCACCAAACAGGACCTGAGGGGCTTGACGTTTCTTCCCATCAGCAGCTGGTTGTTGAGCATCACCAGCTGACTGGATCGAGTACACCAGATGGTGGATGGTTTGCTCGAATTGCAGCTTTGCTTGTTGGAGATGATCCAACCCAGTCATATGCACTTATATGTGGCAACTGCCATATGCACAATGGTAAAGGAAAAGAATTTTTTACTCTGAACACTGGGATATTCCTGTGCAACAAAAGATTAATCATCTTTTCTAAATTGCAGGGCTTGCTAGAAAAGAGGATTTCCCTTATGTAACGTACTACTGCCCCCATTGCAGTGCTCTAAATAGGCCAAAACAACCAGATGGACGTAACTCCGAATCAAATTCCCCTGATAGGAGTTCCTCGACGAGTAATAGTGATGCTGAGGTGACCAAGAATGCTGCTAGTGCTGTGGTGAAGACATCTGCAACTAGCAGCCCTCATAGCCCGGTTGATGCAGCTTCTGGGACGGCAGAAAGCGATATAGTGGCATCAGATGGTCCAGTTAGTTAATTGCAGCCATGGATTGGACTTCTTCTGGTTTTCCTGCTTGGTTTTAAAATTGTGGAACGAAAGTTCTTTTTAGGGATGTTGCAATTTGATAGCAAATATGAGGTAACGAATGATGATCAATCAGGATTCTAAGGCATGCTTTTTCCTGATGTGGAGTTTAACAAATTAAGGTTGCCGGCTTACTGCGTGATTGCTGCCTGCGTGGTTTATGAGGTAATGCTGAAGACGTCTTCAAGTCCTGGTGCATGGAGCCGTGATATGGTTCGtagaatttttgtttttctgcttttgcttttcgTTTTTTTCCCCCCTCCATCTTACCCCTTTGGTTGTTGGTATAGTACTGTAATATTAGATTTTGGCAATCGTTTGTAAATGCTACTGTAAAAACAGAGATACTCTTTCGAGAATCGAAAAAGGGACTCAAAGATGGTCTTTTGCCAGGAGGTTGCATTCTCTCTAGCATAGGCTTCTGgtatctttttgttttgttgaatagGCTTCCAACATTGAAATTTAATGAAATAGGTGTTTATTGGGCTCGGTGCAGCCAAATGTTGTTGAAAAAGCGTTGCGAGGGTGTAACAACATTGGTAGTCACTgctcgcaaaaaaaaaaaaaaaatggtagtcACGAATCACCGTGTGGACGGCACCCCTGCTAAAGATAGCGAAACTCATTACACAGCGACCTTTCTGGCTTTTTCTTAACTCTGTAAAGATAGCGAAACTCAAAAGCCACTCTCTATGGATTAGACAGCATTTGTAAAGACTTgtttcaaaaacaagtttataGTAATACACTCTAACATTACTCTTGAAATGCCtaacaaaaatatatatttaaaaaaacagtcacctctttctttcttcagcACTCCGGCCACTCTCTCCTTTCCTTCCCCTCTTCTTTCCTCCCTCCTTCCTTGCACCACCTCCCCTTTCCTGGCTTCTTGCGCCGCTCCTCTTTCTTCCTACACACCTTCCCCTCTCTATTTTCCCAccacccctctcttttctcgCCACTTTTTTCCTCCTCACTCCTTCGCTTGCTTCTCCCCTCTTGTTTTCCCCTTGTCTCGCATCCTTGTCCTCCCTCTCAAACTGTCGTACGAGCTGACGAGAGGGATAGGATGGCAAAGGAAAATAGTGGGGAAGGTTGCATGGAGAAGAGAAGGGGGAGAAAGAGGTGGCTGAatgttgaggaaaaaaaaaagaggtggcCGGGAGAGAGGGAAATGCGTAAAGGATCTTTTGTCTCATTTTCTGTATTATTCTTGTCTCAACATCTATTAGATTACCATATATGATTCATAAACATCtcatttcaattttttaaaatctctTTAAGATCCAACAATTACTTACAGGGTAGACTACAAAATACAACAAactattaccaaaaaaaaaaagcaaaataatCATTAAAAACCCATttttagttaacttttgtatttTTAGTATGTTAGCTTGTGTTTTCTACCCGTTTGGTAGTGTTAGAACttaaaggataaaaaaaaaaaagaactgagATGAGATGTTCATGAAGGATATATGGCGATTTTTGTCAATGTTGAAATAGGGACTGGtacaagaaatgaaacaaattatTCTTTTAGAGGGTCATTGGGACTGAAGAAGGTGGCATCGGGTACTTGGGAGAATGATGGTAATTGGTGTCTAGGAAAAAAGCAGGTAAAGGAGTGTGTCATAAACTCAAATATAAtccaaatacatatatatatatatatatatatatatatatatctataccAAAGTTTTATAAAAACATATCTAGAAACACAAACACCTAATGGAACATTTACACAAGTTTTCCCTTTATAGGCTTTTTCTTAGTGAAACTTTGGAGTATTCTTATTGTGgtatattctttttttattttctatttattcaattgatatcaataaaaataaactaattcTATGTGCATGGGAAGAGAACAATTTCTTAGATAGTGTTTGGTTCGCAGACTAGATGAGAAGGAATTATTGATTCTCAGCTTACTCATCATCATGGATTGAGTCATTTTCGGATAAGTAATCTTGTTATCTAGTGTTTAATTGACTTTATATTAGATAGAACGTATGCTTGATGTAATTTACAatcaaaatatatatttataggaTGAGGTAATATTACATATTTatagaccaaaataccctcatacCATTAATATGTAACCTGTAAATCCTTAGCGCATCTACAAATCAGACTAATATGCGTGCTTTGGAAATTGCACTAAGatcttctcaaaaaaaaaaaaaaaaaaaaattgcactaaGACCACTAGAACTATTTAGTAGTGTTACTAGGCATTTCATAAAAATGTAGTATCATTGGGGTGGAAATACAATTTGTGATTTTTTAACATACTTATTGTTGATAATATTAATCACCCTTCCAAGAAAAACGAGGAAGCGGATTGTAGCTAACAGACAATATAGGATTGCCTATCTTCATTTCTCATAATTTAACATAGACATATTTGCCAATTCAGGCGACGATATCTATTGGAAGATTCCTAGAAGTTTAAATTAAATGCAAGTTAATCCTAAAAGGCATCCATCTCTTGGAAGATCGGAAAATGACCATGAgaatctttcttttatttttcatcaaGGGTATATGTTTTATGAAAATTATTTGTTAGAAGTTTTTGGAAAACACACAACTAGAATTTTGTTTACAAATTTAGCAAATGTTAAACCAGCTAAATGCTACAATGTTTATATTAAACATGCATAATGTAATTAAACATGTCCGTTTTATATCTGAAAGTCTTGATATTATTACtaagtttaccaaattttttttcataaaaccatataaaattttctttcaatagACCAAATTTTGAACTTTAGTCCCTTACCTTGACTTGTCAATGACCCTTAGATACTTCAATTTTAAAAATTCTCCTCATACACTTTCTAATCCTTTTTCCTCCTCATCATTCAATTTATTCGACCAGTATacttttgaaattcaattgatgaaTAACAATAGATGATGTAGGTCTTATGCCCCTTCTACTCTTCTAAAGGCAATGAATTGGAGTACATTGGACTTAATTGAGAAAACTAAAGGGGGTAAGTGTTGCAACCAAAAGTTTAGGGGGTCAAAGTAGACAAAGAGATACTTTGGGGGTGATTTATCCTATTTTTCCCCTAAATCATTGCCATTATAGAT
This window contains:
- the LOC113703650 gene encoding uncharacterized protein At2g24330-like, which gives rise to MAEDSRKDSGEVDANLADAEMEKIKKKKKKGLFSRVWNSVFRSQGDDFEKRLKHITKEEAAVLSRMRRRSQSLRGMIRNFIILSALLEVVAVGYAIMTTRTLELDWKMRALHVLPMFLVPGFSFLTYSALNSFSRMLDRKDHNTVERLRAERQAKIDELKEKTNYYITQQLIQRYDPDPAAKAAAATVLASKLGADSGLKVYLGDESKLTAPVGKSNDVELVHPGGLRNRKQVQTRDGSTGSTVLHPDEEEMIHQTGPEGLDVSSHQQLVVEHHQLTGSSTPDGGWFARIAALLVGDDPTQSYALICGNCHMHNGLARKEDFPYVTYYCPHCSALNRPKQPDGRNSESNSPDRSSSTSNSDAEVTKNAASAVVKTSATSSPHSPVDAASGTAESDIVASDGPVS